The DNA region GGCTCGATCCACCAGCTCTGGAGGCCGCCGTGGACAATCAGGGCCGCGAGGAAGAACCCGACCAGCAATGGCGATCGCAGCGAGATGCGGTTCTGGTGGTGTTCGGTGGCGGTGACGAAGGCGAGGAAGAAGAGGAACCCACCGATGAAGAGCACCGGGTGGTGGGCGTTGAAAACGGTCCAAGCGAGGAAGCCGAGGTGCACGATGATGATCCAGGCCGGGATTGGGTCGGTACGGTCTTCCCAGCGCTCCGGGTGGATTTCGCCGTCTTCCACGCCGTCGGCGGCATCTGCCAGGCGAGTGAGCTCCGCGCGGAAGAACATGAAGTATGCGGTGTTGGAGAGAAGGATTGCGATGACTGCTTTCCACCCGAAGTCAGCCAGCATGTGAGCGGATGACCACTCCCATCCCGATGCAACCATCAGCACAGGTGGGGCTGCGAAGTTGGTCAGGGTGCCGCCTACCGAAATGTTCACAAAGAGCAAACCGAGCGTGGCGTAGGCGAAGCTCTTCTTCGGCTTCAGTTTGTAGAAGCGCTTGAGCAGGATCATGGCGCCGATGGTCATGGCGGCCGGCTCCGTGATGAACGATCCGAGAACCGGAGCGATGGTCAGCACGGCGAGCCACCACGAAGCAGGGCTGCCTTTGCCCAGGTTGGCGGCAATTTTCATCGCACCTTCGGCGAAGCGCAGCACCGGACGGCTGGCGGCAATCGCCATGATCACGATGACGAACATCGGCTCGGTGAAGTTGCGGTCCTTGTCGAGGTAGAGGGTGAAGTTGTGCCAGTCGTAGAAGTGTACGGTGGCTCCGACCAGTGCCAGCGTCCAGATGCCGAAGATGGCTTCCACTTCGCCGAGGAAATGGAGCATGGTGGCCTTGAAGCAGACGTCGTCCTTGGCGCCGATGTGTGGTTTGTCCTCGGCGGTGCGGCGGTCGCGCTTGATTTGTTCTTCGTGGTGCTGCTGAGCGACGTGGGAGAGGTGGGTGATTTTGCCCGCCATGAACGTGTGAATGATGGCGAGAAGGAAGATCAAGGTCACCGTCACGTTGAACGGAGTGGCACGCGATTTGATCACGTCGAGCATGCCCGGCTCGGATCCGTCTTCGGTGACGACTGGCTCGTATTGGTTGAGCGGAGTAGGGAAAACCGAGTACTGCGCGGGGGATGTCTCGGTGGCTGGGTAGGCAGGCTTGAGATCGCCTCCTCCACCTGCCGCTTGTGCGGTGAGTGGGGCCAACGCCATGATCACTAGGATCAGCGGGAGAACTTTGCGTGCAATCTGGTGAATTGTCATAGGGTGGTGGGGGCGTGTGCGTGGTTTGGGGTACAAGAATCTGCAAACCAAACTGAAAATGCCTTGGATTCCTTGGAAACGCGCACACTCTTGCCATGATGCTTCGCTTGTTGCAACCACTAGCGGATGGGCGGTGATTGGATTTGTTCGAATTTTTGCATGACGATGACGACACGAATGAGCATGAATGCCGGGGTGAATTGGTTACGTAGTCGCTCGGGTTTTGGTTTGGTGTGTGGTGTTTGTTTGGCGCTCACGGGGTGTGTTTCTACGGAAGGGCCTTCCGAGTCTGCGGATGGATCCATCGTGGAGAACCCGACCAACGAGGCGTCTGGCGCGGTGGGCGATGCGTTCAAGATCGATATGGAGGCGGACAACGCGGGCGTGGAGGCGGCAATCACCGAGTTTGAGCAGTTTGTGGATACCGAGGAGGGGATCACTCCGATCGACGCAGGATCTGATTTGCCCGACGTCTTGCCAGCGCTCGATGAAGACGAAGTGTCTTCGGGGAACCAGTTCGGGGAGCAAGGGGGCGCGGGCGGTTCCGGGCGGCCGGTGTGGATGAGTAGTGGCAGCGAGGCGATCCTTGCAGCGCAGAACCAGGAGTTGCCGCTACTGGTGTGGATGGCGAACTCGCGCTCCGGGGCGGCTGACCGTGCGATCCGTGACCAGGTTTTCGCAACCAATGAGTTCCGCAAGATGGCGGGCGAGCGCTTTGTTGGATTGAAGATCGATTACGGCGACCAGGAAACCCGCAACAGTAAGTACTATCAGAGCTTTAAAGATCGCTACAAACCGCGCGGCGCACCGGTGGTTCTGTTGCTTCGCGCCGATGGCACGGAGTTTGCCCGCTACCGCGGATACCGCAGTGATGCATCGGTCAAAGGTTGGTTGCAGCGGTTGGAGGCGGATCTGGAGAAGCTGAGCGAGAGCGAAGAACGCTGGATCGAGACCCTGCGGCGCAATGGATACCGCGATTGGAAAGATACGCAGGGACGCACGTTTTTTGGGCGCCTGATGAGCGTGGAAGACGACGATGTTTGGTTTATGGACCGTTACAAGCGCCGCTACGAGGTGCCGCTGCGGAGATTGTCACCAGCCGACCGAGCCGGGATCTTGAAGGCGAACCGATAGGAGGGGGAGCTTAGCTCGGACAGATCAGCGGCCGGCGGGGGTGACAGGTGTCGCGCGGCGGACCGGGGCGTCCTTTTTGACCGTTTGGATTTCCACCCGGCGGTTGGGTTGCTGGGCGTCGGCATCGCCGGTGGGCGAGACGATGGGCTTTGTTTCGCCGAGGCCGCGGGTTTGGATGCGGGCTGGGGAAATCATCAGCGCTTCGACCAGCCAGGATTTCACCGCATTGGCGCGGCGCAGGCTGAGTGCCATGTTGGATTCTTCGCTGCCGATGGTGTCGGTGTGGCCGTCGATGACGAAAAGAGTGTCTGGATTGCGGTCGATGAGCACGCCGAGCATCATGAGCGATGTTTTGGCGGTTTCGCGCAGCCGGTGTTCGCCGAAGTCGAAGAGCAGATCGGTAGGCATGTAGATGGGTTTCGATGCGTCGGTGAGTTTGCCCCCGGGGAGGTTTACCAATTGGTCGAGCGTAGCGAAGCCGTCGAGGGCGTCACCGCGGCCTTGGCGGTCGGCTGCGTTGCGGATCTGATCCATCAGGTCCTTTTGATCCGAGAGCGCGGAGTCCGAGTTGGCCAGGTTGATGGCCATCTGCTTGTCCGATGCCTCGGGGGCGTGGCTGAGGTGGGTTTCCAGTGCGTTGAGTGCATCGTCGCTGGCGGCGACGGACGTGGTTTCCAGAGAGCTGAGCGAGGCGTCGAGCACAGCGGCTGAGGCTTCTTCTGAAATGGCTGGCGCCAGGTTGGCTGGTTCTTCGAACTCGGGGGAGAACGCGATCTCGCGGTCGTCCGGGATCATTTCCTGCAGCTCGAGCAGGTCGATTTCCGCGTCGAGCGATTCGCTGTCGAGTTCTTCCTGCTCCAATTGGCTCAGGTCCATGTCCGGTGCCTGGTCTTGTTCGGCGGCGCGTTGGGAGGCATCAAGAGTCGTTTGGTCGAGCTCCACCCGTTGGACGAGTACAGGCTCATCACTGACTTTGCGGTCGCCGCGTGCGGATTGCGGGATCATCAAGTCGCCGAAGTACATGAAGAGCCCGAGGTGAACGAGAATTGAGAACACGAGCGCCACGATGATCCACCAGCGCAGTACCCGGGATTCGGGAACCCGGATGATGTCGCGCCGGCGTACGTTTTGCCAGCGGTAGGTGGATTGTGTGTCGAGTCTCAAGGCGGTAGACAGAGGTTGGGGCGGACGCTACGCGAGAATCCGCAGTGGAGTTTCACCGGGATCGCGGGTGATGTCAGTTTCCGAGGGATGGGGCGCGAATTCAAGTCGCGATCTGTGGGGCGTCGGCAATGAGATGAAGGCTTGCCATTGGCGTAGGATAGGGCAGTGTGACAGCTCGAATTTATAACCAACCTTACTCATCCCTCACATACTATGGCAGAGCGTACCAACACCGACCCCGAACGCATGGAGAAAATTGTCAGCCTGTGCAAGCGCCGTGGGTTCATTTTCCAGTCGGCCGAGATCTACGGCGGACTGAACGGATGCTGGGACTACGGTCCGCTCGGGGCTGAGTTGAAGAAGAACCTGAAGGACTACTGGTGGCGCCGCACCGTGCGCGAGCGCGACGATATCGAAGGTCTCGATGGATCAATCCTGACCCACCGTGAGGTGCTGACCGCTTCTGGTCACGTCGGCGGGTTCTCCGACCCAATGTGCGACGACCTCCTGACCAAGGAGCGATTGCGCGCCGACCAGATCGAGCCGCAGACTGGTGTGGCCTATCATTACACCGGTGCATCGTACCCGGACACCGACTGGTCGGTGGAGCGTCCTTACTCCGTGTTGATCTACCCGGATCAAAACCAGGACGAGAACAAGGCACGCAAGATTGCAAAGCAGTACTACTCGCAGTTCCTCAAGGACCAGCAGTTGTCGCCGAAGAAGATTCAGCTCGCAGGTGAGACCTCCGAGCCGGTGGAGAACACGACCCGCTACAACCCGGCCACAGGATCGTTGGTGACCGAGCCACGTGAGTTCAACCTCATGTTCAAGACCCAGATGGGCGCGTCGTCGTCGGAAGACGATCCGAACGCAGTGGCCTACCTTCGTCCGGAGACCGCGCAGACCATTTTCGTGAACTTCAAGAACGTGCTCGAGACCACGCGTCAGAAGCTGCCATTTGGTATTGCCCAGATCGGTAAGGCGTTCCGCAACGAGATCAACCCACGTAACTTCACCTTCCGCTCACGTGAGTTCGAGCAGATGGAGATCGAGTTCTTCTGCCATCCGGACGACGGCTTGCGTCTCACCGACGAGTGGCTGGAAGAGCGCATCAAGTTCTATGGCGAGATCGGGATCCCTCGTGAAAAACTTCACATCCTCGATGTGCCGGACGGTGAGCGCGCTCACTACTCGAAGAAGACCTACGACATCGAATACGAATTCCCATTTGGTATTCAGGAGCTCGAAGGGGTGGCTTATCGCACCGACTACGATCTTGGAAAACACCAGGATCACGCGGGCAAGACCATGGAGTACTTCGACGAGCAGACGAAGGAGAAGTTCATCCCACACGTGGTCGAGCCATCCGCCGGATGCGACCGCACCGTGCTCGCCATGATCTGTGAAGCCTATGACGAAGAGACGCTGACCAACGAGAAGGGCAAAGAAGAGAAGCGCACCGTGATGCACTTCGAACCACGCATCGCTCCGATCAAGGCGGCGATTTTCCCATTGCTCAAGAAGAGCGAGGAGCAAGTGCGCATCGCCCGCGAGATCGAGGCCACGCTTTCGCCGCTGATGAATGTGTTCTACGACGAAAGCGGAGCCGTGGGGCGTCGTTACCGTCGTCAGGACGAGGTCGGTACGCCATTCTGCATTACCGTCGACTTCGAGACTCTCGGTGACGAAGGTGAAGAGCTGAAGGATACCGTGACCATCCGCCACCGCGACAGCATGGAGCAGGAGCGCGTCGCCATCAGCGAGCTTCCTGTTTGGCTGATCAAGCGCACCCGATAATCGGGCGCGTAGGGCTTGATCCTTTGTCCTCGTATCTGTGGGGGCGGGGATACCACAAAAAGCACGAAAACTTTATGGGAGCTGGCGGATGTCAGCTCCCATTCCTTTTGTGGCTTTTTGTGTTTTTCGTTGCTATAAAAACCGAGCGTTTCGCATCATCCCATGAACTGGAAAGTCATCATCGCGGGGAAACCTGCACTTAAGTTTGCCAAAGACGGTGTTGCTGATTACGAGAAGCGGCTGCGTCGGTTTGCGAAGCTGGAAATCGTGACGGTCCGCGATGGCAGCCGTGAGGATGTGTCCGAGCGTTTGTTGAAGGCGAGTGAGGGATGTTTTCGTATTGCGCTGGACGAGCGGGGGGCGTCGTGGACGACGATGGACTTTGTGGAAAAGGTGAATGCCTGGGAAATGCGCGGCGTGAAGACGGTGGCGTTGTTGATCGGGGCGTCCGATGGGCACACCGAAGAGTTACGCAAATCTTGTGACCTGACCTTGTGTCTGGGAACGATGACCCTCCAGCACGAGATGGCGCTTCTGATCCTGATGGAGCAGATCTATCGGGTTTATAACATCAAAGCCGGAACGCCGTATCATAGGGTTTAAGTTTGCTAGTTTTCAGCGTTTAGTTGGCAGTTGTCGTGGTTTGGGCGTTGGAAGGAGTGGGCGGAGAAGTTTTAGGTGGTTAGGTTTTATGTTTTAGGTAGTGATCGGAGCGCCGGTCTCCAGTCCGGCCGTCAACCCCTTCCGGCGTAGCCGCATGATCCCTATGGGAGTGCAGCGAGAATCGCTGCTTTGTATCCACGGTTGGCGTTGCTGTTGTGGGGCGTGGGTACACGTTGCCAGCACCCTGTCAGGGTGCGGTATTGTCGTATTGGCGGGATCCCAGGGTGAAGTCGCCTGAGGCTCCTCTCACCCTGGGCTGGTTTGCGGCTCGCTTTCAGCGAGGAGATTGGTCGCTAGGTCGCTGCGCTCCGTTGGATTTTCAGATGTCGACAGGAATGTCGACCCTCCAGCGACGCCCGGGGCGCGGAGCCTAAATCAAAAAACCTAACTCACCTAAAACGTGCTCGGAAACCTGAAGAACCCATCCGCTACCAGATTCGTCGCGGTGGCGATTTCATCTGTCGTCAGCCCGCGCAGGTGGGCGATGGCGTCGGCGGTGTGGCGGACGAAGGCGGGTTCGTTGCGTTTGCCGCGGTGGGGTTCGGGGGCGAGGTAGGGGGCGTCGGTTTCGACCATGATGCGGTCGAGGGGGACGTGGGTGGCGGCTTGGCGCGTGTCGTGGGCGTTCTTGCCTTTGAACGACGCAATGCCGGTGAACGAGACGATGCCGTCGATCTCGAAAATTGGATCCGCGTTCTCGGTGGGCCCCAGAAAGCAGTGGAAAAGCGGACGTACTTTGCCGGCAAAGTCGCGGGCGATCTCCAATGCATCGTCGAGCGATTGTTTGCCGCTGCGGTCGCGGGTGTGGATCACGATGTTGCGGCCGGTTTGCTCGGCGATCTCAAAGTGACGGCGCAGCAGGTCGCGCTGGCGTTGGTGATAGGCTTCGTCCGTCCAGCCCTCGGGAGCGGGGTGGAAGTAGTCGAGCCCCGTCTCGCCGATGGCGACGACTTGATCCGGGTTCTGCTCGATGAGGCAGAGCAGATGCTCGTCCCAGCCGTCGGTGGTTTCGGTGACGTCGCATGGGTGGATGCCGATGCAGGCGAAAACCGTGCCGGGAAACTGCTTGGCGATCTCGATCTGGCGCGGGCAGTCGTCGGTGCTAGTGCCCAATGTCACCAATCGCGTGACTCCGGCCTCGCGAGCGTTGGCGACGAGTGATTCGAGTTCCTCTGCCGGGAACTTATGCGAGGCGAGGTGGCAGTGTGTGTCGGTGAGTGGGATCATGGAGCGGGCCTGAATATGGGAGATCGGGCCGGCACCGTAGCCTGCAGCAGGTGGGGTGGCAACAGACTACGGTTTGCTACGCGCGGCATCTGGATTATGCCTCGGCGGACGGGTGGTCGCCGGCGGGATCCTGGAGGTAGGTCTTGGGCTTGTAGGCCATTGCGAATGGAATGAAGACAATGGCCGTGCCGAGCATCAGTTTGGTGAAGAACCAGAAATAGGCGGCACCTTCGAGACGAGGCTGGCCACCGGCGAACCAAGTGGTGGTCAACGACGAGGCTTCCTTGTCCACTGAGCGCTCCATTTGTTGTTTTTTGCGTTGTTCGTAGAGCCATGTGCCCTCGCCGTATTCGTCGGCTTTGTGGACTTCGAGTGTGACTCCGAGATCCCACTGGGTGGTGGGTTCTGCGTCAGGGCCCATCGACACGATACGTGCTTGTTTGGTGTGGAGGCGCTGGTAGGTGAGTGGGTTGCCCCACGGGTCGAGTGGCAGGTTGTCGAGGGATTCCGGCAGTTCGCCCTGGGTGTCGAAATGGGTGATCACGCGTTGGGCGGCGGCTTGGAGGTCGTCGGTCACGGCCGAGACGATGACGTTGTCCTGGCGTTGCAGGTCGTCGAGAGTGCCGGCTTGTTGGTCTAACCCGATATTGGTGCCCTGGGTGTCGAACTCCGGTGTTGGAGCGGGGATGTAGATGTTGACGATGCCGGTGATGAGGTTGCCGGCAAAGACGGAAAGCAGATAGAGCGACATCACGAACGATTTGATCTTCTTCGGCGACTGCGTGTAGGCGAACTCCAAACAAACGATGGAGACCATCACTTCACCGGCGGTGAGGATGACGTAGGCGAGAATCTGCCACCAGACGCTCGGTGTGTTGCCGGCGTCGATCGACTCCTGCGCCAAAGCGGTCACAGCGAACGCAACGGCCATCAGGAAAAGACCGGCACCAATTTTGCGCAGCGGGGTGAGTGGCACGATCTTTCCGACCAACGGGTACACGCCCCAGGTGAAGAGCGGGATCAGGACGAGGATGAGGAACGGGTTGGCGGCCTGGATCTGCGATGGCAGGACGGTGATGCCGAACACATTGAGATCCATCTTCTCGGCCTGGAACACGAGGGTGCTCGCGGTTTGGTCGAACAAACACCAGAACACCGCCACGAAAAGGAACAGTGGGATCAGCTTGAACAAGGCGCTGCGACCATCGCGGCTGAAGAGCTCATCGAAGAAATGCCGGCCGTGTGGCGGGACGTGGATGAATTTGTTGCGCCCCATCCAGAAGGCGACGGTGGCCAGAGCCATCAGCACGCCGGGGATGCCGAATGCCCAGTGCGGGCCGTGCCATTTGAGGATCAATGGGATGGCGAGGTTAGAGACGACGGCGCCAAAGTTGATCGAGAGGTAGAAGATGTTGAAGATCTTGGTCAGCAGGTGGGCGTTGCCGCGCCCGAACTGATCGCCGACGTGGGCGGAGACGCAGGATTTGATGCCGCCGGCTCCGAGTGCGATCAAGCCTAGCCCGCTGAGCAGCCAGAACTGCACGACTCCGCCGATGCCCATGAAGGCGAGCGCCAGGTGGCCGAGGCAGTAGACGATGGAGAGACTGATGATGGTCTTGTATTTGCCGAGGAAGACGTCCGAGAGAATGGCTCCGAGAATGGGGGTGAAATAGACCGCGGAGTTGAAGAACGAGACGTAGGAGGTGGCTTCGGTCTCGCTCATGGACGTGCCGCCCATGACTCCGAGGTAGTTGGCGAGGAAGATGGCAAGCGCCGCCTTCATGCCGTAGAACGAGAACCGCTCGGCGGCTTCATTCGAGATGATGTACGGGATGCCGCCAGGCATCTTGGTGGTGTCGGTGGGAGTGCTGCGATAGGACACGTCTGGGAAAATGGTAAAGTTGGATCGGGCGGTGGTGCCGGCGATGGTAGGCGATGAGGGCGGGGCGATGGTAGGAAAATAAAAACGCCCGCGCAACGCGTCCCTGAAATGATTCGGGGGAGTGCGTTAACGCGGGCGTGAGAATCAAGCTCAGCGGATTGCTCTTACCACTCGATGGTAGCGGCGGCCCAGGTCAGGCCGGCGCCGAAGACGACGAGCACGATGTTGTCGCCGCGCTGGATGGCACCGGTTTTGTGGGCTTCGTCCAATGCGATGGCAACGGCGGCAGCCGATGTGTTGCCGTACTTCTGCAAGTTGACGAACATGCGCTCTTCCGGAAGGTCGAGGCGTTCGCGGATGGCTTCGATGATGCGCAGGTTGGCCTGGTGAGGGATGACCTTGGCGATGTCGCCAGGCTGGAGGCCGGCGTCGGCGATGACGTCGAGCGAGCCCTTCTTCATTGCGGTGACCGCGTGTTTGAAGACTTCACGGCCGGCCATGAAGATGGTGCCGTTTTCGGTTTCGCACGATGGATCGTCCGCGCCCGGAGCTGGTGCGGTACCTGAGCATGGCACTTTGAGGATACCTGTCTGGCGTCCGTCAGTGCCGATGCGGGTGGCGAGGATCTTGCCGGAGTCCTCGGTGCCGCGGGTGAGCACGGCAGCGCCCGCGCCGTCGCCGAAGAGCACGCAGGTGTTGCGGTCATTCCAGTTCACCAGTGACGAGAGTTTCTCCGCGCCGATGATGAGGGCGTTTTTGATCGCGCCGGCGCCGATTTGGGCGGCAGCGATGTTCATGGCGTAGAGGAATCCCGAGCAGGCTGCCGAGACGTCGTAAGCCACGGCCTTCTTCGCGCCGAGCTTCTGTTGGACGAAGCAGGCGGTGGCTGGAAATGCCATGTCTGGCGTGACGGTGCCGACGATGATCAAGTCGAGGTCGGCGGCGGTGATGCCGGCGTCTTCAAGAGCTGCCTTGGCGGCTGCCGTGGCCAGGTCGCTGGTGGCTTGGTCATCGGCGGCGATGCGGCGTTCCTTGATGCCGGTGCGGGTGGTGATCCATTCGTCCGAGGTGTCGACGAGTTTCTCCAGGTCGGCGTTGGTCAGAACTTTTTCCGGAACGTAGGATCCGGTGCCGGCCACTTGAACCGGGTAGAGGGAAATTTCAGACATGGGATTCGCTAAGTGAAATTTTGGAAAATCAGTGGGCGGCGTGATCCTGGGGATGACCGCAAACGCGGCACATCCCTACGCCATGGATGGTCACTTGCCAAGCTTGGCGAGCTCTTCTTCGATGTGCGGGTTCACGCGGTGGCTGACACTTTCGCAGGCGACACGGATGCCGTTTTTCACCGCCAGAGCGGATGACGAGCCGTGACCGATGATGCAGATGCCATTGACTCCGAGCAGCGGGCTGCCGCCGTAGCTCTCGTAGCTGCCGCGTTCCTTGACTGACTTGAAGGCGTTTTTGGCAATCAGCGCGCCAAGCATGCGCAGCGGGCTCGCTTTGATCTCCGACTTCAACCATTTGAACATGATCTTGGCCGTGCCTTCGCAGGTTTTGAGTACCACGTTGCCGGTGAATCCATCGCAGAGGATCACGTCGATGCCTTTATCAAAGATGTCGTTGCCTTCGATGTTGCCGACAAAGTTCACCGGGGCGTCCTTGAGCAATCCGAAGACTTCGCGGGTGAAATCGGTGCCTTTGTGGTCCTCTTCGCCGACTGACATCAGGCCGATCTTTGGCGACTGTACGCCGATGACGTGCTTGAGGTAGACCGAGCCCATCACCGCGTACTGAACGAGGTGCTGTGGTTTCGCGTCGACGTTGGCGCCGGCGTCGAGGATCAGTCCGAGTCCGTGTTCGGCAGGAACCGGCGAGGCGATACCCGGGCGGTCGACGCCTTTGAGCATGCGCCATTTCACCGACGTGGCGGCCACCGAGGCACCGGTGTGGCCGGCGGAGAAGACCGCTTCGGCTTCGCCCTTTTTGACCAGGTCGGCGGCGACGGTGATCGACGAATCTTTCTTCTGACGCAGCGGGGCGGTGGCGGGATCGTGCATGTCCACCACTTGGCTGGCGTGGACGATTTCAATGCGGCGGTCGCTGAGACCTGCGGCCTGCATCGCGTTCTTGAGAGTCTGTTCGTCTCCGGTGAGGAGGAGTTTGGTGATGTCCTTGCGCTCGGCAAGGGCGAGCTTTACGCCCTCAATGACATTCTTCGGGGCGAAATCTCCGCCCATTCCGTCGACAACAATATTCATAGCTAGAAAGGCTCCGTGAATGGTGGGGCAATGCGTCCGCGCCCCACGAGTTGGTAGAGTGTGCTGCAGGTTCCGCGGTGGCGCAAGTCCCTGAAATGACCGATACCCGCTCGTGGCGGTGGCACGAGTGGCTGCGCGTTGCCCTGCATTTGGCGTGATGGATGAGCCTCTTGCAGTGCTGGCTGTGTGGTGCCATGGTTCCGCCGTGAGCCCAATCAACCGCCATCCTGAAGAGGACGAGTTCGGACGTGGATCCGGAGCGCCCGAAAATAACCAACCGCGTCAGTCGTCAGGCAAGGTGCTGGCATTTTTCGCGGTGGTCATGATGGTGGTGGCCGGATTGCGCTTGGCTGATTCGATGCATCGCACCGAGGTGGAGGAATTTGTGTCGACCACCGGAGTGGGGGACTTGGAATTGTTTTCCCAGGGGGACAAAGAAGCCAACCTTGATGATCTGTGGCGCGAGGTGTGCCGCTTTGATGGCGAGCCACTCTTCCGCCGCGCTCGCAAGCCAAAGCGCTTCAACGATCTCGACATGCTGCGCGTTGGGCGTACCGACGACGGGAAGTACTGGCTCTACCAACCGGTGAGCGACAAGGAAGGGGACAAGTACAACCCGGTGCCGGATCCCGCCGAGGAAGATGGCGCGCCGACCTATTACCTGCGCACCGGCGACCAGTCGATCGACGGAAAAGGTCGCTACCTCCAGGTGGGCATGCAAAAATATCGTGCGCCAGAGTAGCCATGATCCCCATGCGCTCGGGGATCGGTGGATGATGGCGCGCGCCTCGGCAGGATTTCCTCTTGCCTCGATTGGCGGCGAGTTGCAAGTTGCGAAACCGCGGTGGTTTCGGCCGTCCCGTCGGGCTATTCCAGATATCGAGTTTATGAAGATTGAACGCGCGCTGTTATCCGTTTCAGACAAGACCGGACTTGTCGAATTTGCACAGGGTCTCCACGACCAGGGGATTGAACTTCTCTCCACCGGTGGAACTGCCAAGTCGATCCGCGACGCAGGCCTCCCTGTGACCGACGTTTCCGACTACACCGGGTTCCCTGAGCTCTTCGGCGGCCGCGTGAAGACGCTGCACCCGAAAGTCCACGGTGGATTGCTCTTCCGCCGCGATGACGAGACCCACCGCACCCAGGCCAAGGCCAACGACATCCCGCCGATCGACCTCGTGGTGGTGAACCTTTACAAGTTCGAGGAGACCGTGGCTCAGGAGGGCGTGACCCTTTCCCAGGCGATCGAGAAGATCGACATCGGTGGTCCGGCAATGCTCCGCGCCTCCGCCAAGAACTACAACTCGGTGACCGTGGTGGTCGACCCAGCCGACTACGACAAGGTGCTCGGCGAGATCAAAGAGAACGGGGAAACCCAGCTCAAGACCCGCGAGCAACTCGCGATCAAAGTTTTCCAGCGCACCGCTGCCTACGACACCGCCATCTCGACCTACCTCGCGCCAGACGAAGGCAAGAGCGAAGCCCTCGAGATCAAGTCACCGCTCTACGCACAGCTCCGCTACGGCGACAACCCACACCAGGAAACCCGCCTCTACGGCAACTTCGGTGACTACTTCGAGCAGCTTCAGGGCAAGGATCTTTCCTACACCAACGTGCTCGACATCGAAGGCGCGGCCGACCTCATCTCCGAGTTCCGCCGCCCTACCGTGGCAATCCTCAAGCACACCAACCCATGCGGTGTGGGCTCCGACGACAGCGGTATCCGCGCTGCCTGGGACAAGGCATTCGAAACCGACCGCCAGGCTCCATTCGGTGGCGTGATCGTCTGCAACCGTCCGCTCGACGAAGCACTCGCCCGTGTGATCTCGGAAATCTTCACTGACGTTATCATTGCTCCTGACTTCGAGAGCGATGCCCGTGCCATCCTTCAGAAGAAAAAGAACCTGCGCCTCATCCGCATGGCTCCTGAGTACGCCAACGTCCAGGCCAACCCGGTCGTGCGCTCGGCTCCAGGTGGCTTCATGGTGATGGACAAAGACGTCCGCGCCCTCGGCCTCGGCGACATCGAAGACAAGGTCGTCACCAAGCGCCCGCCAACAACCGACGAGATCGAGGCGATGAAGTTCGCCTGGCGCGTGGTCAAGCACGTCCGCTCGAACGCGATTGTGTTTGCTAACAGCGACCGCACGCTCGGTATCGGTGCCGGCCAGATGTCCCGCATCGACTCCAGCCGTATCGCGGTCTGGAAAGCCAAGGAAGCCGGCCTTTCGCTCAAGGGCAGCGTCGTCGCCTCCGACGGCCTCTACCCATTCGCCGACGGCCTCATCGCCGCCGCTGAAGCCGGTGCCACCGCCGCGATCCAGCCAGGTGGCTCGATCCGCGACAAGGAAGTCATCGCCGCCGCCGACGAGCGCGACATCGCGATGGTCATGACCGGCCACCGCCACTTCCTTCATTGATCCTCTTGCGGAGAACTCCGCAAACCACAACGCACCGGCAGG from Sulfuriroseicoccus oceanibius includes:
- a CDS encoding MFS transporter, translated to MSYRSTPTDTTKMPGGIPYIISNEAAERFSFYGMKAALAIFLANYLGVMGGTSMSETEATSYVSFFNSAVYFTPILGAILSDVFLGKYKTIISLSIVYCLGHLALAFMGIGGVVQFWLLSGLGLIALGAGGIKSCVSAHVGDQFGRGNAHLLTKIFNIFYLSINFGAVVSNLAIPLILKWHGPHWAFGIPGVLMALATVAFWMGRNKFIHVPPHGRHFFDELFSRDGRSALFKLIPLFLFVAVFWCLFDQTASTLVFQAEKMDLNVFGITVLPSQIQAANPFLILVLIPLFTWGVYPLVGKIVPLTPLRKIGAGLFLMAVAFAVTALAQESIDAGNTPSVWWQILAYVILTAGEVMVSIVCLEFAYTQSPKKIKSFVMSLYLLSVFAGNLITGIVNIYIPAPTPEFDTQGTNIGLDQQAGTLDDLQRQDNVIVSAVTDDLQAAAQRVITHFDTQGELPESLDNLPLDPWGNPLTYQRLHTKQARIVSMGPDAEPTTQWDLGVTLEVHKADEYGEGTWLYEQRKKQQMERSVDKEASSLTTTWFAGGQPRLEGAAYFWFFTKLMLGTAIVFIPFAMAYKPKTYLQDPAGDHPSAEA
- a CDS encoding beta-ketoacyl-ACP synthase III, whose amino-acid sequence is MSEISLYPVQVAGTGSYVPEKVLTNADLEKLVDTSDEWITTRTGIKERRIAADDQATSDLATAAAKAALEDAGITAADLDLIIVGTVTPDMAFPATACFVQQKLGAKKAVAYDVSAACSGFLYAMNIAAAQIGAGAIKNALIIGAEKLSSLVNWNDRNTCVLFGDGAGAAVLTRGTEDSGKILATRIGTDGRQTGILKVPCSGTAPAPGADDPSCETENGTIFMAGREVFKHAVTAMKKGSLDVIADAGLQPGDIAKVIPHQANLRIIEAIRERLDLPEERMFVNLQKYGNTSAAAVAIALDEAHKTGAIQRGDNIVLVVFGAGLTWAAATIEW
- the purH gene encoding bifunctional phosphoribosylaminoimidazolecarboxamide formyltransferase/IMP cyclohydrolase; this encodes MKIERALLSVSDKTGLVEFAQGLHDQGIELLSTGGTAKSIRDAGLPVTDVSDYTGFPELFGGRVKTLHPKVHGGLLFRRDDETHRTQAKANDIPPIDLVVVNLYKFEETVAQEGVTLSQAIEKIDIGGPAMLRASAKNYNSVTVVVDPADYDKVLGEIKENGETQLKTREQLAIKVFQRTAAYDTAISTYLAPDEGKSEALEIKSPLYAQLRYGDNPHQETRLYGNFGDYFEQLQGKDLSYTNVLDIEGAADLISEFRRPTVAILKHTNPCGVGSDDSGIRAAWDKAFETDRQAPFGGVIVCNRPLDEALARVISEIFTDVIIAPDFESDARAILQKKKNLRLIRMAPEYANVQANPVVRSAPGGFMVMDKDVRALGLGDIEDKVVTKRPPTTDEIEAMKFAWRVVKHVRSNAIVFANSDRTLGIGAGQMSRIDSSRIAVWKAKEAGLSLKGSVVASDGLYPFADGLIAAAEAGATAAIQPGGSIRDKEVIAAADERDIAMVMTGHRHFLH
- the plsX gene encoding phosphate acyltransferase PlsX codes for the protein MNIVVDGMGGDFAPKNVIEGVKLALAERKDITKLLLTGDEQTLKNAMQAAGLSDRRIEIVHASQVVDMHDPATAPLRQKKDSSITVAADLVKKGEAEAVFSAGHTGASVAATSVKWRMLKGVDRPGIASPVPAEHGLGLILDAGANVDAKPQHLVQYAVMGSVYLKHVIGVQSPKIGLMSVGEEDHKGTDFTREVFGLLKDAPVNFVGNIEGNDIFDKGIDVILCDGFTGNVVLKTCEGTAKIMFKWLKSEIKASPLRMLGALIAKNAFKSVKERGSYESYGGSPLLGVNGICIIGHGSSSALAVKNGIRVACESVSHRVNPHIEEELAKLGK